In Pseudomonas sp. MM213, a genomic segment contains:
- a CDS encoding ABC transporter substrate-binding protein yields MLRSLSRMMPNPGRLLAGLCLVFAGWLGSLSVNAAEILLTGADDSAGMQSFAKALSDLRPADNVRFQPLANLPTPDKLPAGTRLILLDLPSLDWRLQDARGPATLVLRISRLQARQRLGATVPAHLSLLWSDPPLDRQLRLTRILLPQVKRVGVLYDSHSEFLLGELREIAKPLGFEIVTERWDNTHDSRPLQTLLKNSDVLLGLDDPDLYNPKTAKNLLLSSYTRQTALIGPNAGFVKAGSLTSTYSDQSDWLAILDDLLDRPPATWPRTHYANRFKVLSNPQVARSLGIEQINEALVATQLAEGERRP; encoded by the coding sequence ATGTTGCGCTCTCTATCACGGATGATGCCAAACCCTGGCCGCCTGCTGGCCGGGTTGTGCCTGGTGTTTGCCGGGTGGCTGGGTAGCCTTTCGGTCAACGCTGCCGAGATTCTGCTGACCGGCGCCGACGACAGCGCGGGCATGCAGTCTTTCGCCAAGGCCCTGAGCGACCTGCGCCCGGCTGACAACGTTCGTTTTCAGCCACTGGCCAATCTGCCGACACCGGACAAGTTGCCCGCCGGCACCCGGTTGATCCTGCTGGATCTGCCGAGCCTCGACTGGCGCCTGCAAGACGCCCGAGGCCCGGCGACGCTGGTGCTGCGCATCAGCCGCCTACAAGCCCGTCAACGCCTGGGGGCAACTGTGCCGGCGCATTTGAGCCTGTTGTGGAGCGACCCGCCGCTGGATCGGCAATTACGCCTGACCCGAATCCTGTTGCCTCAGGTCAAACGGGTCGGGGTGCTTTACGACAGCCACAGCGAATTTCTCCTGGGCGAACTGCGCGAGATCGCCAAGCCCCTGGGTTTCGAAATCGTCACCGAGCGCTGGGACAATACCCATGACAGCCGACCGTTGCAGACGCTGCTGAAAAACAGCGACGTGCTGCTGGGGCTCGACGATCCCGACCTGTACAACCCCAAAACCGCGAAAAACCTGCTGCTCAGCAGCTACACACGGCAAACCGCACTGATCGGCCCCAACGCCGGGTTCGTCAAGGCCGGAAGCCTGACCAGTACCTATAGCGACCAGAGCGACTGGCTGGCGATTCTCGACGACCTGCTCGACCGGCCACCGGCCACGTGGCCGCGCACGCACTACGCCAATCGCTTCAAAGTGTTGAGTAACCCACAAGTGGCTCGTTCGTTAGGCATTGAACAGATTAATGAAGCGTTGGTCGCAACACAGCTGGCCGAAGGAGAACGCCGCCCATGA